One Aquisediminimonas profunda genomic region harbors:
- a CDS encoding NAD-dependent epimerase/dehydratase family protein, with the protein MKVLVTGASGFLGNSVVRAAAAAGHQVIALVRPTANVGRLAWPEVVEVIKGDLRQKGAWRDHLDIDVVVHLAAAPSGDLATQFAGTVQATENLVDCLPLKALRRFVHISSFSVYDYSSRPRRRTIDETAALEPKPEARDAYTITKMLQERLVAERCEDAGLECIIIRPGAIYGPGKDWDYGTAVSFKSLDLLFGPFGAFRLTYVDNCADAIVKAIDADVGTARVFNIVDDDCPSLWKFHNACRRAGAHTGYVVPIPWVFVAALGRSVRLLNRLAFRNRAKLPELLEYRRQQARWRPLRYSNALARKVLGWTPSIGLAEGIARIVALKKDPAD; encoded by the coding sequence ATGAAGGTATTGGTTACCGGCGCATCGGGCTTCCTTGGAAATTCCGTCGTTCGCGCAGCCGCCGCAGCTGGCCATCAGGTGATTGCTCTTGTTCGTCCCACTGCGAATGTCGGGCGCCTGGCCTGGCCCGAGGTCGTCGAGGTCATTAAAGGCGATTTGCGTCAAAAGGGCGCGTGGCGCGACCACCTTGATATCGATGTTGTCGTGCATCTTGCTGCTGCCCCGTCAGGCGATCTTGCAACTCAATTCGCGGGCACTGTGCAAGCGACTGAGAACCTTGTGGACTGTCTGCCCCTCAAGGCACTGCGCCGATTTGTCCACATCAGTTCATTTTCGGTTTATGATTATTCATCCCGACCAAGGCGGAGAACCATTGACGAAACGGCCGCCCTTGAACCGAAGCCCGAGGCTCGGGATGCCTATACGATCACAAAAATGTTGCAGGAACGCCTTGTTGCCGAGAGATGCGAGGACGCTGGACTCGAGTGCATCATCATCCGTCCGGGGGCAATATACGGGCCGGGCAAGGACTGGGATTACGGCACAGCCGTAAGCTTCAAATCCCTTGACCTTCTTTTCGGACCTTTTGGCGCATTCAGACTGACGTATGTGGACAATTGCGCAGATGCGATTGTGAAAGCGATTGACGCGGATGTTGGTACAGCACGCGTCTTCAATATTGTTGACGATGACTGTCCATCGCTCTGGAAATTCCACAATGCCTGCCGACGCGCGGGAGCTCACACGGGCTATGTGGTGCCCATTCCTTGGGTCTTTGTCGCAGCCCTCGGTCGATCGGTCAGGCTCCTGAATCGGCTGGCTTTTCGAAACCGCGCGAAGCTTCCTGAATTGCTTGAATATCGGCGCCAGCAGGCCAGGTGGAGGCCCCTGCGTTACTCAAATGCACTGGCCAGAAAGGTGCTGGGCTGGACCCCCTCCATCGGGCTTGCAGAAGGTATCGCTCGCATAGTGGCACTGAAAAAAGACCCTGCAGACTGA
- a CDS encoding glycosyltransferase: protein MTLDGSVNVENVARVGVVVIGRNEGDRLIRCLDSLKLAGVAAIVYVDSGSTDDSVREAEKRGASIVKLDLTRPFTAGRARNEGFELLVHQCPDIGFVQFVDGDCELAPNWLSKAQDFLDRHAKVAIVCGRRQEKHPDASQYNKLCDIEWNTPVGEADACGGDALVRVGPFRHVNGFSDVLIAGEEPELCHRLRADGWKIWRLDADMTFHDAAMYRLSQWWMRGVRSGFGYAQVWSATRKGEGTALYGQQIRRAVIWAGILPAITFVAALHDLRFILGLFGIYALQVTRIALRHGIMHTTAWSYAFFAMLAKFPELQGVARYVLMASRGGQRSAILYK from the coding sequence ATGACTCTCGATGGGTCTGTCAATGTCGAGAATGTGGCCCGCGTTGGTGTCGTCGTGATCGGCAGGAATGAAGGGGACAGGCTCATTCGGTGCCTGGATTCTCTTAAGCTCGCTGGGGTGGCGGCCATCGTCTATGTCGACTCCGGTTCGACTGACGATAGTGTGCGGGAGGCCGAAAAGCGCGGTGCCAGCATTGTCAAACTTGATCTGACGAGGCCATTTACGGCAGGCAGGGCGCGCAATGAAGGATTTGAACTACTTGTCCATCAATGCCCGGATATTGGCTTTGTACAGTTTGTTGATGGCGACTGCGAACTGGCGCCGAACTGGCTTTCCAAAGCCCAGGACTTTCTGGATCGCCATGCGAAGGTCGCGATTGTGTGCGGTCGACGGCAAGAGAAGCATCCTGACGCGTCCCAGTATAACAAGCTCTGTGACATTGAATGGAATACGCCTGTTGGCGAAGCCGACGCTTGTGGTGGTGATGCCCTGGTCCGTGTTGGCCCGTTTCGTCACGTCAACGGATTCAGCGATGTCCTGATTGCCGGAGAGGAACCCGAACTCTGCCATCGGCTTCGGGCGGATGGCTGGAAGATTTGGCGTCTGGACGCGGACATGACATTTCACGACGCGGCGATGTATCGGCTGTCCCAATGGTGGATGCGCGGGGTGCGAAGCGGATTCGGCTATGCGCAGGTCTGGTCGGCAACACGAAAAGGGGAGGGCACTGCCCTTTACGGCCAACAAATCCGGCGGGCCGTCATCTGGGCTGGCATTCTGCCAGCAATAACTTTCGTTGCAGCGCTTCATGACCTGCGGTTCATTCTTGGTCTGTTTGGAATCTATGCCCTGCAGGTCACTCGGATCGCACTGCGACATGGGATTATGCACACCACAGCTTGGTCCTATGCATTTTTTGCAATGCTGGCAAAGTTCCCGGAACTGCAAGGCGTTGCGAGGTACGTCTTGATGGCAAGCAGGGGCGGACAGCGATCAGCCATCCTGTACAAATGA
- a CDS encoding oligosaccharide flippase family protein, translating to MKILSRSVTERLGWTTGSYAVAQAFRLVNNVVLARLLAPELFGIMLIVNTLRTGVELLSDIGIGQNIISNKNGEDPAFYNTAWILQILRGIILAIICISFTYPISQFYNSQTIYKIVPVISSIFIFTGFQSISRFIAQKRLNLRAVSIYDIFVAVSTMIIHIICAVITPTIWALVYGGIISSSVAMAGSFFIVKGVKHKFVFSIPYAKEIIHFGKWILLSTIVYFLSMNFDRLYLARSLPFQILGIYGVARSLADVISLLMARIGSLIIFPMVAAAGHSEGVLREKLARGRTTMLFGGAALVSLFVASSDLIVFLLYDDRYKTAALMLPVLALGVWFSILCTLSESVLLGVGRPSYGAMANLVKLVWLAVGLPIGVVYFGVAGAIGVMASSDLVKYIPLLAAQKREHISFMRQDMLITLAMCGMIIVWRTLLWSVGLSDGLMSLWGLDRL from the coding sequence ATGAAAATTCTGTCGCGTTCCGTCACTGAGCGTCTTGGCTGGACAACCGGTTCCTATGCCGTCGCACAAGCCTTCAGGCTGGTCAACAATGTGGTGCTGGCTCGTTTGCTGGCTCCAGAACTTTTTGGAATCATGCTCATCGTTAACACCTTGCGGACTGGTGTTGAGCTTTTGTCGGATATCGGAATTGGCCAGAACATTATCAGCAACAAAAATGGTGAAGATCCGGCATTTTATAATACTGCATGGATATTGCAAATATTAAGAGGAATTATACTTGCTATAATATGTATATCATTCACCTATCCAATTTCGCAATTTTACAATAGTCAGACAATATACAAAATAGTTCCGGTTATATCATCGATATTTATTTTTACTGGGTTCCAATCTATAAGCAGATTTATCGCCCAGAAGAGGTTAAATCTCAGGGCTGTTAGCATATACGATATTTTCGTTGCTGTATCAACGATGATCATTCACATAATATGCGCAGTTATAACACCAACTATATGGGCATTGGTATACGGTGGTATCATATCAAGTTCTGTGGCAATGGCAGGAAGTTTTTTTATAGTAAAAGGCGTAAAGCACAAGTTTGTTTTTTCAATTCCTTATGCCAAGGAGATTATACATTTTGGGAAATGGATACTCCTTTCAACCATAGTTTATTTTCTCTCGATGAACTTCGACCGGCTCTATCTTGCAAGAAGCCTACCATTCCAAATTCTCGGTATCTACGGCGTCGCGCGATCGCTCGCTGATGTCATCAGCCTGCTCATGGCGCGCATTGGCAGCCTCATCATCTTTCCGATGGTGGCTGCTGCCGGGCATTCGGAGGGTGTGCTCAGAGAAAAGCTTGCGCGGGGTCGCACGACGATGTTGTTCGGAGGGGCTGCGCTTGTTTCGTTGTTTGTGGCTTCGTCGGATCTTATCGTGTTTTTGCTCTATGATGATCGATACAAGACTGCAGCGCTTATGCTGCCAGTGCTCGCTCTTGGCGTCTGGTTTTCGATCCTGTGCACGCTTAGCGAATCCGTGCTGCTAGGCGTTGGCCGTCCGTCCTATGGGGCGATGGCAAACCTGGTGAAGCTCGTCTGGCTTGCGGTCGGCCTGCCGATCGGGGTCGTATATTTTGGTGTCGCCGGCGCGATCGGGGTCATGGCCTCTTCGGATCTTGTGAAATATATTCCGTTGCTGGCTGCACAGAAGCGCGAACATATTTCGTTCATGCGGCAAGACATGCTGATTACTCTCGCAATGTGCGGAATGATTATAGTCTGGCGGACTTTGCTGTGGTCTGTTGGATTGTCGGACGGCTTGATGAGCCTTTGGGGTCTTGACCGGCTATGA
- a CDS encoding glycosyltransferase family 4 protein, translating into MRILFALPGLHKYERGAEVALNALATELAVGGDDVTLIGSGDPKPSQPYRFLRARSLQREGFEHFPSLPVFRSETVYEEASFVPGLLRRYRPRDFDITATCSYPFTNWALRRPSFHGSRPPHVFITQNGDWPAQSDKSEYRLFGCEGLVCTNPDYYERNQMQWTCALIPNGIDVNLFRPGPSAREKFGLPQTGQVILMVSALIPSKRVADGIRAVSQLPEAHLVVAGDGPLRDEIRQLAEELLPNRFTRVSVAGHEMPLLYGSADVFLHLSKEESFGNVYIEAMACGLPIVGHDTARLRWIVGDNEFLTDTTDIAAVSKQLTEARSSSAEQKKARLARSSDFSWSKVAAKYRTFFEQVIESRKQ; encoded by the coding sequence ATGAGGATCTTGTTCGCGCTGCCCGGTCTACACAAATATGAACGAGGCGCGGAAGTCGCGCTGAATGCGCTGGCAACCGAACTTGCAGTTGGCGGAGATGATGTGACCCTCATTGGTTCAGGCGATCCAAAGCCGTCGCAACCATATCGATTTCTCCGTGCACGGTCGCTCCAGCGCGAGGGTTTCGAACATTTTCCGTCCTTACCCGTTTTCCGTAGCGAAACTGTTTATGAGGAAGCAAGTTTTGTGCCCGGATTGTTGCGTCGGTACCGGCCTCGGGACTTTGATATCACTGCAACCTGTTCCTATCCGTTCACGAATTGGGCCTTGCGGCGTCCATCCTTCCATGGGAGCCGACCCCCGCATGTTTTCATTACGCAAAATGGCGATTGGCCGGCCCAATCCGACAAGTCCGAATATCGCCTCTTTGGCTGTGAAGGACTCGTCTGTACCAATCCCGACTATTACGAACGCAACCAAATGCAATGGACTTGCGCATTAATTCCCAACGGTATTGATGTAAATCTGTTTCGCCCGGGGCCGTCAGCGCGGGAGAAATTTGGACTGCCGCAGACAGGGCAGGTCATCCTCATGGTCAGCGCCTTGATCCCATCCAAGAGGGTCGCTGACGGTATCCGAGCGGTCAGCCAATTGCCTGAAGCCCATCTCGTTGTTGCAGGCGACGGCCCATTGCGCGACGAGATACGACAGCTTGCTGAAGAGTTGTTGCCAAATCGATTTACGCGTGTGTCGGTTGCGGGGCATGAAATGCCCCTGCTCTATGGATCCGCAGACGTATTCCTGCATCTGTCCAAGGAAGAGTCGTTCGGGAATGTCTATATCGAGGCGATGGCCTGCGGACTGCCTATTGTGGGCCATGATACGGCACGTCTGAGATGGATTGTAGGAGATAACGAATTTCTGACTGACACGACGGATATCGCGGCTGTCTCAAAGCAATTGACGGAAGCCCGCTCAAGTTCCGCAGAACAAAAGAAGGCGCGCCTCGCTCGTTCATCCGACTTTTCGTGGTCAAAGGTCGCGGCCAAATACCGGACCTTTTTTGAGCAAGTCATCGAAAGCCGGAAACAGTAG
- a CDS encoding UDP-glucuronic acid decarboxylase family protein, whose product MGRNYFSQKRVLVTGGAGFLGSHLIDRLLEQGHDVLCVDNLFTGSKRNIEHLHQHPRFEFLRHDVCFPLFVEVDEIYNLACPASPVHYQHDPVQTTKTSVHGAINMLGLAKRLKCRIFQASTSEVYGDPSIHPQVESYWGNVNPIGIRSCYDEGKRCAETLFFDYHRQLGLDIKVVRIFNTYGPRMHPSDGRVVSNFIMQALKGEPITVYGDGSQTRSFCFASDLVEGFLRFMDSPAGFTGPMNLGNPNEFTIRELAELVIELTGSKSKIDYRPLPQDDPLQRCPDISLAKANLDWEPQVQLREGLQKTIEYFSSGDFLD is encoded by the coding sequence GTGGGACGTAACTATTTTTCTCAGAAGCGGGTGCTTGTAACAGGCGGTGCCGGGTTTCTTGGCTCTCATTTGATCGACCGGCTTCTCGAGCAGGGGCATGACGTCCTGTGTGTCGACAACTTGTTCACCGGTTCCAAACGCAATATCGAACATCTGCATCAGCATCCGCGGTTCGAATTCCTTCGTCATGACGTCTGCTTTCCGCTTTTTGTCGAGGTGGACGAGATCTACAACCTGGCCTGCCCGGCATCACCGGTTCACTATCAGCATGACCCCGTGCAGACGACAAAGACGTCCGTCCATGGTGCAATCAATATGCTGGGCCTCGCCAAGCGCCTGAAATGCAGAATTTTTCAAGCGTCGACGAGCGAGGTTTATGGCGATCCTTCAATTCATCCGCAGGTCGAATCCTATTGGGGAAACGTCAATCCGATCGGTATCCGGTCGTGCTATGATGAAGGCAAGCGCTGCGCTGAAACCTTGTTCTTCGATTATCATCGTCAGCTTGGCCTCGACATCAAGGTCGTCCGGATTTTCAATACCTACGGTCCCCGTATGCATCCATCGGACGGCCGCGTCGTGTCTAACTTCATCATGCAGGCTTTGAAGGGGGAACCGATTACTGTTTACGGCGACGGATCCCAGACCCGCAGTTTCTGCTTTGCGAGTGATCTGGTAGAAGGGTTCCTGCGCTTCATGGACAGCCCTGCCGGTTTTACGGGGCCAATGAATTTGGGCAATCCTAACGAGTTCACGATCCGGGAACTGGCCGAATTGGTCATTGAATTGACGGGATCCAAATCCAAAATAGATTATCGGCCATTGCCGCAAGATGATCCTTTGCAGCGTTGCCCCGACATCAGTCTGGCAAAGGCAAATCTGGACTGGGAACCGCAAGTACAATTGCGGGAAGGCCTGCAGAAGACAATCGAGTATTTCAGCAGCGGGGATTTTCTCGATTAG
- a CDS encoding glycosyltransferase: MGKRRSVTVIVPAYNAQATIGPCLDAIRVALQPGDELIVYDDGATDDTNAMAKAAGAKILRNEGRPKGPGYGRNAAAKAATADLLLFVDADVVIAPDVLDLLAQEISETGAIAAFGSYDDHPRSDRYTSLYANLRHHFVHQNGPSEATTFWSGIGMIDRQTFLKFGGYDTDLFSHPSIEDVELGVRLKSKGYRIRLVHGAFGTHCKDWSLWRVWHTDVVRRAYPWSELIADGRTQGLDLNVATGERITAFMAVASLLCLLAVPFFGSAAGIAMLCFCLAYGFRNRKFFSFLAKRLPFPGLAVAMAMHWCYHIYATATFVLVQVTTKLHLRTPSSYMASIAA; encoded by the coding sequence ATGGGCAAGCGTCGATCCGTGACAGTGATTGTGCCGGCCTACAATGCCCAGGCGACAATCGGACCTTGCCTCGACGCTATTCGCGTAGCGCTGCAGCCGGGGGATGAACTGATTGTCTATGATGACGGCGCCACCGACGATACCAATGCCATGGCCAAGGCGGCGGGTGCCAAGATCTTGCGAAATGAAGGTCGGCCCAAGGGGCCCGGCTATGGTCGCAATGCTGCAGCAAAGGCGGCGACGGCGGATTTGCTGCTGTTTGTCGATGCGGATGTCGTCATTGCTCCGGATGTCCTCGATCTACTTGCGCAGGAAATCTCCGAAACTGGGGCGATTGCCGCTTTTGGCTCCTACGACGATCATCCGCGTTCAGACCGTTACACCAGTCTCTATGCAAACCTGCGGCACCATTTCGTGCATCAGAATGGCCCAAGCGAAGCAACGACATTCTGGTCGGGCATCGGAATGATTGACCGTCAGACGTTCCTGAAGTTCGGGGGGTACGATACGGACCTGTTCTCGCACCCGAGCATTGAAGACGTCGAGCTCGGTGTCCGCCTCAAATCAAAAGGCTACAGAATTCGGTTGGTTCATGGTGCCTTTGGCACCCACTGCAAGGATTGGAGCCTCTGGCGCGTCTGGCATACCGACGTAGTGCGAAGGGCCTATCCCTGGTCCGAACTGATTGCCGACGGCCGAACGCAGGGCCTTGATCTCAATGTTGCGACGGGTGAGCGGATTACAGCATTCATGGCCGTCGCATCGCTGCTCTGCCTTTTGGCAGTCCCATTTTTCGGATCGGCGGCCGGCATCGCAATGCTTTGCTTCTGCCTGGCCTACGGATTCCGAAACCGGAAGTTTTTTAGCTTTCTTGCCAAGCGCCTCCCATTTCCCGGGCTCGCTGTGGCTATGGCGATGCACTGGTGCTACCACATTTACGCGACGGCGACGTTCGTTCTCGTGCAAGTGACTACCAAGCTTCACCTGCGTACGCCATCCAGCTACATGGCTTCGATCGCAGCCTGA
- a CDS encoding NAD-dependent epimerase/dehydratase family protein → MKILVTGGAGFIGSHLCDRLLELGHEVWCFDNLGSGSAKNLAGVQTNPKFHFIEGDICEGLPDIAVDRVYNLACPGSPREYRRDGVATLRTNFVGTLNALQFSQKHEARFLQASTSEVYGDPDVHPQPEDYVGAVNCVGTRACYDEGKRVAETLCYDFHRQHNTEIRVARLFNTYGPRMHAGDGRVIPNFVSQALSGHPLTIHGAGSQTRSFCYVSDMVDGLIALMEAPGARIGPINLGNPNEFSIRELAEIVLEKTGSVSTIVHEQLPEDDPHVRCPDISLARSVLGWEPSVMLKAGLDSTIDWFRAEMRAGGVARPAQSKGKAVVGIIGGGPAGLTAAYEFQKHSEGHHVVVFEESDQVGGIARTETYKGYRFDIGGHRFFTKVKPVEALWREVLPEEFLLRPRLSRIFYRGKYFDYPLKIFNALFNMGIYESARIMLSYLKWKVYPHTEEENFEQWVTNRFGGRLFWHFFKSYTEKVWGMPCTELQADWAAQRIKNLSLRKAVLNALTGQNDTTSLIDKFDYPRLGPGMMWEAFRDRVEAQGGEVRMLSSVTRIFHDDDSVTGFEVTTTGDSPEKYTFEADQFISSMPIAALVLAMDPPAPPAIQAAARKLKYRDFLIVTLILEGRDLFPDNWVYIHSPEVEVGRIQNFRSWSEHMVPDPNRTSIGMEYFCNIDDELWKRDNKELIEQASRELEWLGLAKASAVVDGTVIRQPKAYPVYDGDYREALDMIRGWLAGFSNLQVVGRNGMHRYNNQDHSMLTAMLAVKNVLGASNDLWSVNVEKEYHEDIEAAPDLTRSRAF, encoded by the coding sequence TTGAAAATTCTAGTTACAGGGGGAGCCGGGTTCATCGGCTCACATCTTTGCGACAGGCTGTTAGAGCTTGGCCATGAAGTTTGGTGCTTCGATAATCTGGGCTCGGGCAGCGCGAAAAATCTCGCTGGCGTTCAGACGAATCCCAAGTTTCACTTCATAGAGGGTGATATTTGCGAGGGGTTGCCTGACATTGCAGTGGACAGAGTCTACAACCTTGCCTGCCCAGGATCGCCCCGTGAATATCGGCGCGACGGCGTCGCAACATTGCGGACCAATTTTGTTGGAACGTTGAACGCGCTCCAATTCAGTCAGAAACACGAGGCGCGTTTCCTCCAGGCATCAACAAGTGAAGTCTATGGCGATCCGGACGTTCACCCTCAGCCGGAAGATTATGTTGGCGCCGTCAACTGCGTCGGAACGCGCGCCTGTTACGACGAAGGCAAGCGCGTTGCTGAAACGCTGTGCTACGATTTTCACCGACAGCACAATACCGAAATACGCGTTGCGCGACTGTTCAATACATATGGGCCAAGAATGCACGCTGGCGACGGACGCGTTATTCCAAACTTTGTGTCGCAAGCGCTGTCGGGTCATCCGCTCACAATACATGGCGCCGGATCGCAGACTCGATCATTTTGTTATGTCAGCGACATGGTCGATGGCCTGATTGCGTTGATGGAAGCTCCGGGTGCACGCATTGGCCCCATCAATCTTGGCAATCCGAATGAATTCTCGATCCGCGAACTCGCCGAAATTGTTCTTGAAAAGACGGGTTCCGTTTCGACCATCGTGCATGAGCAACTGCCCGAAGACGATCCACATGTGCGCTGCCCCGATATCAGCCTGGCGCGCAGTGTTTTGGGGTGGGAGCCGTCAGTCATGCTCAAGGCTGGCCTTGATAGCACGATCGATTGGTTCCGTGCAGAAATGCGTGCAGGGGGCGTTGCCCGACCGGCACAAAGCAAGGGCAAGGCGGTTGTTGGCATCATCGGTGGCGGGCCTGCCGGGCTTACTGCTGCCTATGAATTCCAGAAGCACAGCGAAGGCCACCACGTTGTCGTGTTCGAGGAATCGGATCAGGTTGGTGGTATCGCGCGGACCGAGACTTACAAGGGCTATCGCTTCGATATCGGTGGGCACCGGTTCTTTACGAAGGTGAAGCCGGTTGAAGCACTGTGGCGCGAAGTGCTGCCAGAGGAATTCCTCCTCCGCCCGCGATTGAGCCGCATTTTCTATCGCGGCAAATATTTCGATTATCCGCTCAAAATCTTCAATGCGCTCTTCAACATGGGCATTTACGAATCTGCGCGGATCATGCTCAGCTACCTCAAGTGGAAGGTCTATCCGCACACCGAAGAAGAAAATTTCGAGCAGTGGGTAACCAACCGTTTCGGCGGTCGCCTGTTCTGGCACTTCTTCAAGAGCTACACCGAAAAGGTGTGGGGAATGCCGTGCACGGAACTGCAGGCCGATTGGGCCGCGCAGCGCATCAAGAACCTTTCGTTGCGCAAGGCTGTGCTGAATGCCCTGACTGGGCAGAATGACACGACAAGTCTTATCGACAAGTTTGATTACCCGCGTCTCGGGCCCGGCATGATGTGGGAAGCATTTCGCGACCGCGTCGAGGCACAGGGCGGCGAAGTTCGGATGCTGTCAAGCGTCACTCGTATTTTCCATGACGACGATAGTGTCACCGGCTTCGAAGTCACAACCACGGGGGATAGTCCCGAAAAGTATACGTTCGAAGCGGACCAGTTCATTTCATCGATGCCCATAGCGGCGCTTGTTCTCGCCATGGATCCGCCGGCACCGCCAGCAATTCAAGCGGCCGCGCGCAAGCTCAAGTATCGCGATTTCCTTATCGTGACACTGATCCTCGAAGGTCGTGATCTCTTCCCGGACAACTGGGTCTACATCCACAGTCCGGAAGTCGAAGTTGGTCGCATCCAGAATTTCCGTTCATGGTCGGAGCATATGGTTCCCGATCCCAATCGGACCAGCATCGGGATGGAATATTTCTGCAACATCGATGATGAACTCTGGAAACGGGACAACAAGGAACTGATCGAGCAGGCTTCCCGCGAGCTGGAATGGCTTGGCCTGGCCAAAGCCTCTGCTGTTGTCGACGGTACGGTGATCCGCCAGCCAAAGGCTTACCCGGTGTATGACGGGGACTATCGTGAAGCATTGGACATGATCCGCGGCTGGCTGGCCGGTTTCAGCAACTTGCAGGTTGTCGGTCGCAACGGCATGCATCGTTACAACAATCAGGATCACTCGATGTTGACGGCGATGCTGGCGGTCAAGAACGTTCTCGGTGCATCCAATGACCTTTGGAGTGTCAACGTGGAAAAGGAATACCATGAAGACATTGAGGCTGCGCCGGACCTGACCCGGTCTCGCGCATTCTGA
- a CDS encoding DUF1996 domain-containing protein, with product MSVQLADVASNFDVNSELVAAWGTGAIPPSALPDVVGAFRFICNASHLSYDDPIVYPGQPGKSHLHQYFGNTLANANSTYTSLRTTGSSTCNSPLNRSAYWMPAMMNDKGQVIKPDYVAIYYKRRPKTDPLCAKIGVACVDLPRGLRFVFGYNMLNTTDKPTGAGYFNCDGTGAIPGHYKDLPTAQANCPVTARVGAVISAPECWDGKNLDSADHRSHVAYSAYIGQSYAQCPSTHPYVIPTFQLGAWYSQGPVAEPWHLSSDVMADGTMMTPGTTFHADWFGAWDSSVMSAWSNNCINLLLNCSGGDLGNGKQMKMYSGFTWTASPRIVNAPPPG from the coding sequence ATGTCGGTTCAGCTTGCCGATGTTGCGAGCAATTTCGATGTGAATTCGGAGTTGGTGGCGGCCTGGGGTACAGGGGCGATCCCGCCGAGTGCCCTGCCTGATGTGGTGGGGGCATTCCGCTTCATCTGCAACGCGAGCCATTTGTCCTATGACGATCCGATCGTCTATCCGGGCCAGCCCGGCAAGTCGCACCTGCATCAGTATTTCGGCAACACGCTGGCGAACGCGAACTCGACCTATACGAGCTTGCGGACCACCGGCAGTTCCACCTGCAACAGTCCGCTCAACCGTTCGGCCTATTGGATGCCGGCGATGATGAATGACAAGGGCCAGGTCATCAAACCCGACTATGTGGCGATTTATTACAAGCGCAGGCCCAAGACCGACCCCTTGTGCGCCAAGATCGGTGTCGCCTGCGTCGATCTGCCGCGCGGACTGCGCTTCGTGTTCGGCTACAACATGCTCAACACGACCGACAAGCCAACGGGCGCCGGCTATTTCAACTGTGACGGGACCGGAGCCATTCCCGGTCACTACAAGGACCTGCCCACGGCACAGGCAAACTGCCCTGTCACGGCAAGAGTTGGTGCTGTCATATCCGCCCCTGAATGCTGGGACGGCAAGAACCTCGACAGCGCCGATCACCGCAGCCACGTCGCCTATTCGGCTTACATCGGGCAATCCTATGCCCAGTGCCCGTCAACCCATCCCTATGTCATTCCAACTTTCCAATTGGGCGCATGGTACAGCCAGGGGCCGGTCGCAGAACCGTGGCACCTGTCATCCGACGTCATGGCCGATGGGACAATGATGACCCCCGGCACGACCTTCCATGCCGACTGGTTCGGTGCCTGGGATTCCTCCGTGATGTCAGCGTGGAGCAACAATTGCATCAACCTGCTGCTGAACTGTTCTGGCGGAGATCTGGGCAACGGCAAGCAGATGAAAATGTATTCCGGCTTCACCTGGACTGCCAGCCCACGCATTGTGAATGCGCCTCCTCCGGGTTAA